A portion of the Citrobacter rodentium NBRC 105723 = DSM 16636 genome contains these proteins:
- a CDS encoding 4Fe-4S dicluster domain-containing protein, producing MLFTRGSAAAGAATGGETDLVRMTKSEKYYQELMSHRHVSRRGLFRAFVSAARQKPPATSDLRLPHPLPPGALPDALFSAQCTRCHHCIAACPMGILTQHQDGFPQLAIDYAGCDGCGACIAACATGALRVQPRFDTALRPQFSNACVNPLRPCGACIGACPEQACAIGANGVPAVDTGRCNGCGECRVQCGYDAVTLARLPE from the coding sequence ATGCTATTTACGCGAGGTAGCGCAGCAGCAGGCGCTGCAACCGGCGGTGAAACGGATCTGGTTCGGATGACGAAGTCAGAGAAATACTATCAGGAGCTGATGAGCCACCGGCACGTCAGCCGCCGGGGACTGTTCCGCGCCTTTGTCAGCGCGGCCAGGCAGAAACCGCCCGCGACGTCGGACTTGCGGCTGCCGCATCCGCTGCCGCCCGGCGCGTTGCCTGACGCGCTTTTCAGCGCGCAATGCACCCGCTGCCATCACTGTATTGCCGCCTGTCCGATGGGCATTCTGACGCAGCATCAGGACGGCTTCCCGCAGCTGGCGATTGACTATGCCGGCTGCGACGGTTGCGGAGCCTGTATCGCTGCCTGCGCAACCGGCGCCCTGCGCGTACAGCCGCGTTTTGATACCGCCCTGCGCCCGCAGTTCAGCAATGCCTGCGTCAATCCGCTTCGTCCTTGCGGCGCCTGCATCGGGGCGTGCCCTGAACAGGCCTGCGCGATCGGCGCGAACGGCGTCCCGGCGGTAGATACCGGGCGCTGCAACGGCTGCGGTGAATGTCGCGTACAGTGCGGCTATGATGCCGTCACCCTGGCGCGCCTGCCGGAGTGA
- a CDS encoding transcriptional regulator, with translation MDYQCFLYDKNFFYSQGIKTVISRVLAGQAELLFSLTDDYARLITALQMTGGEESRQLILCDLDSLPRERFSALQLMKSFYRQQNKHLVVLVNEHNLPLFFTLYSLLPEAHWLLKNEHIDCIAAFFQNLVSKGGDKRRCFSDSLVNYTRERLHSREGHYAISGNEWWLMEEIFKGKSLSQISSEVNMDVRRLSYIKRHLMKRLNIRNNIALFAAFKGIMP, from the coding sequence ATGGATTATCAATGTTTCCTTTACGATAAAAATTTCTTTTATTCCCAGGGAATTAAAACCGTCATTAGCCGTGTGCTTGCCGGGCAGGCGGAGCTTCTGTTTTCGCTAACGGATGATTATGCCCGGCTCATCACGGCATTACAGATGACGGGAGGTGAAGAAAGCCGCCAGTTAATTCTCTGCGATCTCGATAGTTTGCCACGCGAACGCTTCAGCGCGCTGCAATTAATGAAATCCTTTTACCGCCAGCAAAATAAGCATCTGGTGGTTTTAGTGAACGAACATAATTTACCGCTGTTTTTTACGCTTTATTCGCTATTACCGGAAGCGCACTGGCTGTTAAAAAATGAGCATATTGACTGCATCGCCGCTTTTTTTCAAAACCTCGTCAGTAAAGGTGGCGATAAACGGCGCTGTTTTAGCGACTCGCTGGTGAACTATACCCGGGAAAGACTGCATAGCCGGGAAGGCCATTATGCTATTTCCGGCAATGAATGGTGGCTGATGGAAGAGATCTTCAAAGGGAAATCGCTGTCGCAAATTTCCAGTGAAGTGAATATGGACGTTCGTCGTCTCAGCTATATCAAGCGCCACTTAATGAAGCGGCTCAATATCAGAAACAATATCGCTTTATTCGCCGCGTTTAAGGGAATTATGCCCTGA
- a CDS encoding fimbria/pilus outer membrane usher protein, translated as MSVKLKTKMTIIALQVFSCCYVSAVWSEASVEFNTDVLDAADRTRIDLSRFATDNYVTPGDYLLDIRINGQQIGQEKIRYIEAPDGKRTLPCISSDLLAKLALKEDARLQVTPLYENCYSLQSLPGAKLTNYAGVLEITVPQAWMKYNDPDWTPPERWDEGVAGLIFDYSLNGQLTRQFNNHENYSSLSGYGQAGANIGGWRLRGEYQTSYYSQNHQFDFDWNQIYAYRPLPMMAAKLTLGEIYLNSQVFDTLRFTGINLASDERMLPPALQGYAPEIHGIARSNAKVTVSQSGRVIYETTVPAGPFNIQDLRSSVRGTLDVRVEEQDGSVSTFQVNTTNIPYLTRPGYVRYNISGGTPSRYNHKMQGPTFLSGDFSWGVSNAWSLYGGLQSSGEEYTAASLGIGRDLYLLGAISVDATESWSRTPEGERKKGTSYKLSYAKTFDEYHSAITFAGYRFSQEDFRSMAQYLDERYEDYDHLGREKELYTITGNKTFWADEADKATTLFLTWTHQNYWDRRSQDRYGMSVGRSFRIGNIRGVTANLSAWRTDYKGRKDDSISFSLSVPVGDNKWAGLDVQTNNGKTSPMASYTDNSDYNNLWRIRAGASLNGNASVDGYYQHRSQLAEINTNASYQQNEYMALSATLRGGFTATRYGAAMHNSGATLNTARVMVDTNGIGGVPLNGEKSRTNRFGIAVVPDVVSYNSFDTRVDVDAMDGDIEPSKAISTTTLTEGAIGYQTFGMAKGMKMMGTLRLADNSVPPFGAEVYNADGISVAMVLEDGQAWLAGVNADETLKVMWGGKQQCQITIPPGATDGGENMLLPCR; from the coding sequence ATGTCGGTAAAACTAAAAACAAAGATGACGATAATAGCCCTTCAGGTATTCAGCTGCTGTTATGTTTCAGCGGTCTGGTCCGAGGCAAGCGTTGAATTTAATACCGATGTCCTGGATGCTGCGGATCGCACCCGCATCGATCTGTCGCGCTTTGCGACGGACAACTATGTTACCCCTGGCGATTATCTGCTGGATATCCGTATTAACGGGCAGCAGATTGGTCAGGAGAAAATTCGTTACATCGAGGCCCCCGACGGCAAACGCACGCTGCCGTGCATCAGCAGCGACCTGCTGGCTAAACTGGCGCTGAAGGAAGACGCGCGGCTGCAGGTCACTCCGCTGTATGAGAACTGCTATTCGCTGCAAAGCCTGCCGGGAGCAAAGCTGACCAACTACGCCGGCGTGCTGGAAATCACCGTACCGCAGGCGTGGATGAAATATAACGACCCCGACTGGACGCCGCCGGAGCGCTGGGACGAAGGGGTGGCCGGGCTGATTTTTGACTACAGCCTCAACGGGCAGCTCACCCGTCAGTTCAACAATCATGAGAACTACAGCTCGCTGTCGGGCTACGGCCAGGCGGGCGCTAATATCGGCGGCTGGCGTCTGCGCGGCGAGTACCAGACCAGCTACTACAGCCAGAACCACCAGTTCGATTTCGACTGGAATCAGATCTACGCCTATCGCCCGCTGCCGATGATGGCGGCGAAGCTGACGCTCGGTGAGATTTACCTTAACTCGCAGGTGTTCGACACGCTGCGCTTCACCGGGATCAACCTCGCCAGCGATGAGCGGATGCTGCCGCCTGCGTTGCAGGGCTATGCGCCGGAAATTCACGGCATCGCCCGCAGCAACGCCAAAGTCACCGTCAGCCAGAGCGGGCGCGTTATTTATGAAACCACCGTGCCCGCCGGACCGTTCAATATTCAGGATTTACGCAGTTCGGTGCGCGGTACGCTCGACGTGCGCGTGGAGGAGCAGGACGGATCGGTGTCCACTTTCCAGGTGAATACCACCAATATCCCGTATCTGACGCGTCCGGGCTATGTGCGCTACAACATTTCCGGCGGTACGCCGTCTCGTTATAACCACAAAATGCAGGGGCCAACCTTCCTCTCCGGCGATTTCTCCTGGGGGGTCAGCAACGCGTGGTCGCTGTACGGCGGCCTGCAGTCCTCCGGTGAAGAGTACACCGCGGCCTCGCTGGGTATCGGGCGCGACCTCTATCTGCTGGGAGCGATATCGGTGGACGCCACCGAGTCGTGGAGCCGCACGCCGGAAGGCGAGCGCAAGAAGGGCACCTCTTACAAGCTGAGCTATGCGAAAACCTTTGATGAGTACCACAGCGCCATCACCTTCGCGGGCTACCGTTTCTCGCAGGAAGATTTTCGTTCAATGGCGCAATACCTCGACGAGCGCTACGAGGACTATGACCACCTCGGACGTGAAAAAGAGTTGTATACCATCACCGGCAATAAAACCTTCTGGGCTGATGAAGCGGATAAAGCGACCACGCTCTTTCTGACCTGGACGCATCAGAACTACTGGGACAGGCGCAGCCAGGATCGCTACGGCATGTCGGTCGGGCGCTCTTTCCGCATCGGCAATATCCGCGGCGTGACCGCTAACCTCTCCGCCTGGCGTACAGATTATAAAGGGCGTAAGGACGACTCCATCTCCTTCTCCCTGTCAGTGCCGGTTGGCGACAACAAATGGGCGGGGCTGGATGTACAGACCAATAACGGCAAAACCAGCCCGATGGCCTCTTACACCGATAACAGCGATTACAACAACCTGTGGCGGATCCGCGCCGGCGCCAGCCTGAACGGCAACGCCAGCGTGGACGGTTATTACCAGCATCGTTCGCAGCTGGCGGAAATTAATACCAACGCCAGCTATCAGCAGAACGAGTATATGGCGCTGAGCGCCACCCTGCGCGGCGGCTTCACGGCGACCCGATACGGCGCGGCGATGCACAACAGCGGCGCGACGCTTAACACGGCGCGCGTGATGGTCGACACCAACGGAATTGGCGGCGTGCCGCTCAACGGCGAGAAGTCGCGGACCAACCGCTTCGGCATCGCCGTGGTGCCGGATGTGGTGAGCTACAACAGCTTTGACACCCGCGTGGACGTGGACGCGATGGACGGCGATATCGAACCGTCAAAAGCCATCAGCACCACCACGCTTACCGAAGGCGCTATTGGCTATCAGACCTTCGGCATGGCGAAAGGGATGAAGATGATGGGCACGCTGCGCCTCGCGGATAACAGCGTCCCGCCGTTCGGCGCGGAAGTTTACAACGCCGACGGTATCAGCGTCGCGATGGTGCTGGAGGACGGCCAGGCCTGGCTTGCCGGGGTGAATGCCGATGAAACGCTGAAGGTGATGTGGGGCGGAAAACAGCAGTGCCAGATCACCATTCCGCCAGGCGCGACGGACGGCGGCGAGAACATGCTGCTGCCGTGTCGTTAA
- a CDS encoding ABC transporter has translation MGRFLIIWSVFSVRQQWQRIYAARRYMSQGAIFLLRKVLRYGHLPALLALARGLCALRLAGSAFRPRNAVAKENARCLVGQAERVDAVWIAVRRRLLEEAATWGQNPELLRQIHACATELDAVVAPLHRQNIPYILAPLHTVSDVLAAMVGASVMPGSACVVVSSSAELYNAQIRALGGVALSYCSIHQPNKALAGELMTLITDVAVGRQNMIIFPDISPDYTLQAEGALAAKLPCRLFGRSAKLHNGVVRLSGVIKAQVVFYHLSYRNGLRIHIHPPVDHREIARALPRIVEKTLQDYPQEWLLWHSHSLYFINH, from the coding sequence GTGGGCAGATTTTTAATTATCTGGAGCGTCTTCAGCGTCAGACAGCAGTGGCAACGGATCTACGCCGCCCGGCGTTATATGTCGCAGGGGGCAATATTCCTGCTGCGTAAAGTCCTGCGCTACGGACACCTGCCTGCGCTGCTGGCGCTGGCGAGAGGGCTGTGCGCGCTGCGGCTGGCTGGAAGCGCCTTCCGCCCGCGCAATGCGGTGGCAAAGGAAAACGCGCGCTGCCTGGTCGGGCAGGCGGAGCGGGTGGACGCCGTCTGGATCGCCGTCCGCCGCCGCCTGCTGGAAGAGGCGGCAACCTGGGGGCAAAATCCCGAACTGCTGCGGCAGATTCACGCCTGCGCAACGGAGCTGGATGCGGTGGTTGCGCCGCTGCACCGGCAAAACATTCCTTACATTCTGGCGCCGCTGCATACGGTTTCCGACGTGCTGGCGGCGATGGTCGGCGCCAGCGTGATGCCGGGCAGCGCCTGCGTGGTGGTCTCTTCAAGCGCGGAGCTGTATAACGCGCAGATCCGCGCGCTGGGCGGCGTTGCGCTCTCCTATTGTTCGATTCACCAGCCAAATAAAGCGCTGGCGGGCGAGCTGATGACGCTGATTACCGACGTCGCGGTCGGTCGGCAAAATATGATCATTTTTCCTGATATCTCACCGGATTACACCCTCCAGGCCGAAGGCGCGCTGGCGGCGAAGCTGCCGTGCCGCTTGTTCGGGCGCAGCGCGAAGCTGCACAACGGCGTGGTGCGTCTCTCCGGGGTGATTAAGGCGCAGGTGGTGTTCTATCACCTCAGCTATCGCAACGGCCTGCGCATCCACATCCATCCGCCCGTTGATCATCGGGAGATTGCCCGCGCGCTGCCGCGGATCGTTGAAAAGACCTTACAGGACTACCCGCAGGAGTGGCTGCTCTGGCACAGCCATTCGCTCTATTTTATTAACCACTAA
- a CDS encoding fimbrial protein yields MQNRFPCIALLAMGVTFSGQADVPAQPQHNAQLQAGEDSGIVRFHGSVFASPCVLMTEGRIQDVELGEISAQRFHQAGDRSQPVRFTLHLKDCLKGASQSRGSLASATTGSRWRAYSTGEQAVQLTFVGEADINNTQLLRTTGVSRGAGIRLLDENGKALDVGQTHAPWLINNGDSELNLMAALESTGPHVSAGEFSSLVRLKMEYL; encoded by the coding sequence ATGCAAAACCGATTTCCATGTATTGCCCTTCTGGCGATGGGCGTGACCTTTTCAGGTCAGGCGGACGTACCGGCGCAGCCGCAGCATAACGCTCAGCTGCAGGCCGGCGAAGACAGCGGCATTGTCCGGTTTCACGGTTCGGTGTTTGCCTCCCCCTGCGTGCTGATGACCGAGGGACGTATTCAGGACGTTGAGCTGGGCGAAATCAGCGCGCAGCGCTTTCATCAGGCGGGCGACCGCAGCCAGCCGGTGCGCTTTACCCTGCACCTCAAGGATTGCCTGAAAGGGGCGTCGCAGTCGCGGGGCAGTCTGGCCTCCGCCACGACCGGCAGCCGCTGGCGCGCATACAGCACCGGCGAACAGGCGGTGCAACTGACGTTTGTCGGCGAGGCCGATATCAATAATACGCAGCTTTTGCGCACCACCGGCGTTAGCCGCGGCGCGGGCATTCGCCTGCTGGATGAAAACGGCAAGGCGCTGGACGTTGGGCAGACCCACGCCCCCTGGCTGATTAACAATGGGGACAGCGAGCTGAATTTGATGGCGGCGCTGGAGTCCACCGGCCCGCACGTTAGCGCGGGGGAGTTCAGTAGCCTGGTGCGCCTGAAAATGGAGTATCTGTAA
- a CDS encoding fimbrial protein has translation MKMNKVALTVAFTAALSSASVFAATTNGQIEFQGELVNTACGLAPNSSPVIVDFGQIPVSALANGARAGNVHQNIELQHCDTTVAASAEVTYNPTSLNPTDNTLAAFTSGTASGAGIGLRDSASQDVVWGQATTAVQLVDGTNTIPFVAYVKAESASATVAAGSFQSTVNFEIAYQ, from the coding sequence ATGAAAATGAATAAAGTTGCTCTGACTGTTGCTTTCACTGCCGCTCTGAGCTCTGCGTCTGTATTCGCTGCAACCACAAATGGCCAGATCGAATTCCAGGGTGAGCTGGTGAATACCGCTTGCGGACTGGCGCCGAATTCAAGCCCGGTAATCGTTGATTTTGGTCAGATTCCGGTTTCGGCTCTGGCAAACGGCGCGCGCGCCGGAAACGTACACCAAAACATCGAACTGCAACACTGCGATACCACCGTAGCTGCCTCGGCTGAAGTGACCTACAACCCGACCAGCCTGAACCCGACGGACAACACCCTGGCCGCCTTCACTTCCGGCACCGCCTCCGGCGCGGGTATCGGCCTGCGCGACAGCGCCAGCCAGGACGTCGTCTGGGGTCAGGCAACAACGGCTGTACAGCTGGTTGACGGCACCAACACCATTCCGTTTGTCGCCTATGTGAAAGCAGAAAGCGCAAGCGCGACCGTGGCGGCAGGTTCCTTCCAGTCAACGGTTAACTTCGAGATTGCTTACCAGTAA
- a CDS encoding fimbrial protein — MKSGNAGLLSLCLCALLATDSAAGSTVTPGKLAMSGEIIEAACSLDPTSRDVQVEFGDVSASQINRNDEGNLSRPFWVRLTGCSIVKRGLDGSLYPYASVTFIGSAAAADPTTLLIRGKADGFGIRFRDSHGEILTLGQPSRGYELSDTDNALKFSASLVPLEKYIKAGEFSAVAQFFMDYN; from the coding sequence ATGAAATCAGGCAACGCGGGCTTATTGTCGCTCTGTTTGTGCGCTCTGCTGGCGACAGATTCTGCTGCTGGATCAACCGTGACGCCGGGAAAATTAGCCATGAGCGGCGAAATCATCGAAGCCGCGTGCAGCCTTGATCCGACAAGCCGTGATGTGCAAGTGGAATTTGGCGACGTCTCCGCCAGCCAGATTAACCGTAATGATGAAGGTAATCTCTCCCGGCCATTTTGGGTGCGCCTTACCGGCTGTTCGATTGTTAAAAGAGGCCTGGATGGTTCGCTTTATCCTTATGCGTCGGTCACGTTTATTGGTAGCGCCGCCGCAGCCGATCCCACCACCTTATTAATTCGCGGCAAGGCCGATGGGTTTGGTATTCGTTTTCGTGACAGCCACGGAGAAATATTAACGCTGGGCCAGCCCTCTCGCGGATATGAACTGAGCGACACCGATAACGCTTTAAAATTTTCCGCATCGCTGGTACCGCTGGAGAAATATATAAAAGCAGGCGAATTTTCCGCCGTTGCGCAATTTTTTATGGATTACAACTAA
- a CDS encoding TorD/DmsD family molecular chaperone, with the protein MPTGAVLPRILGALFYYSPEKPEVNALFDCLPTLPELYPWRDPAQITRLCADWPLPDAQKLTWQFSVLFEGQGDMPVPPWGSVWLERDNLLMGDTTAEYRAFLQSHGMVFDARHSEPEDQFGLMLLACSALLASGKQAAVNQLLEAHLLPWGYHYLQKLRGNTVSPFYSRLAAVTECYLREVAQQQALQPAVKRIWFG; encoded by the coding sequence ATGCCCACCGGTGCTGTACTACCGCGTATTCTCGGCGCGCTATTTTATTATTCCCCGGAAAAACCCGAGGTGAACGCGCTTTTCGACTGTCTGCCCACGCTGCCGGAGCTTTATCCGTGGCGCGATCCGGCGCAGATTACCCGGCTGTGCGCCGACTGGCCGTTGCCGGATGCGCAGAAGCTGACCTGGCAATTTTCAGTCCTGTTTGAAGGGCAGGGCGATATGCCCGTACCGCCGTGGGGCTCCGTCTGGCTGGAGCGGGATAATCTGCTGATGGGCGACACCACCGCGGAATACCGGGCGTTCCTGCAATCTCACGGAATGGTTTTTGATGCACGCCATAGCGAGCCGGAAGATCAGTTTGGCCTGATGCTGCTGGCCTGTAGCGCCCTGCTGGCGTCCGGAAAGCAAGCGGCGGTTAACCAGTTGCTGGAAGCGCATTTGCTGCCGTGGGGGTATCACTATCTGCAAAAATTACGCGGCAACACGGTAAGCCCGTTCTATTCCCGCCTTGCCGCCGTTACGGAATGCTATTTACGCGAGGTAGCGCAGCAGCAGGCGCTGCAACCGGCGGTGAAACGGATCTGGTTCGGATGA
- a CDS encoding fimbrial protein, with amino-acid sequence MNVTGLLRRKSSVLLLCSALGASGSAWSVDGEIVPVGGTYDYLVNITNTDITSNQPGTTHTDTFDLAGMFQGQAYCSTSMVNESVYYTAQATLSQPGVNPGYLKLNDYMDVKIEIFIGGEVKDYKTVPFDNVSNNTNQNYCNVPSTVLPNQFTSGAKGRVTFMITKPIINGVNLQGSEIAKLYGRLGPGPIGGTPLSRVTIASGVITVPDKCVINQGTPIVVDFNTIPGTGSQLDGNNFSRNVPIHVKCEGGSFSNGALNIKLGIQQPNPAFTDGSYLSTQGSGDLDRSMLGIALRDQQGTLIKPNTFYNVPGFANNEGDWNLIAAPVAKSATSVIPEGEFHASATVVAEFQ; translated from the coding sequence ATGAACGTAACAGGCCTGTTGCGCCGCAAATCGTCAGTTTTACTGCTGTGCAGCGCGCTCGGCGCGTCGGGATCGGCATGGTCCGTGGATGGCGAAATCGTGCCGGTCGGCGGCACCTATGACTATCTGGTCAACATCACGAACACAGACATTACCAGCAACCAGCCAGGAACAACCCATACGGACACATTTGACCTTGCCGGGATGTTTCAGGGACAAGCTTACTGTTCCACATCAATGGTAAATGAATCTGTGTACTACACGGCGCAGGCGACATTATCTCAGCCCGGCGTCAATCCCGGCTACCTGAAGCTCAATGACTATATGGACGTCAAAATTGAGATCTTTATTGGCGGGGAAGTGAAAGATTACAAAACCGTACCGTTTGATAACGTCTCAAACAATACCAACCAGAACTATTGCAACGTGCCGAGTACGGTTCTGCCTAACCAGTTCACCTCCGGAGCAAAGGGAAGGGTGACCTTTATGATCACCAAACCCATTATCAACGGCGTGAACTTACAGGGCTCTGAGATCGCTAAGCTGTACGGGCGTCTGGGGCCGGGTCCCATCGGCGGCACCCCGCTGTCGCGCGTCACTATTGCCTCCGGGGTGATCACCGTGCCGGATAAGTGCGTGATAAATCAGGGCACCCCCATCGTTGTCGATTTCAACACCATTCCGGGGACGGGCAGCCAGCTTGACGGCAATAATTTCAGCCGCAACGTGCCGATTCACGTGAAGTGCGAAGGCGGCAGTTTTTCCAACGGGGCGCTCAATATCAAACTGGGAATTCAGCAGCCTAATCCGGCCTTTACGGACGGGTCGTATCTGAGCACCCAGGGAAGCGGCGACCTCGATCGCTCCATGCTGGGCATTGCGCTACGCGATCAGCAGGGCACTCTCATTAAACCGAATACTTTTTATAACGTACCGGGCTTTGCCAATAACGAAGGCGACTGGAATCTGATTGCCGCGCCGGTGGCAAAAAGCGCCACCTCAGTGATTCCGGAAGGTGAGTTCCACGCGTCGGCAACGGTTGTGGCTGAATTCCAGTAA
- a CDS encoding fimbrial biogenesis chaperone: protein MSKKRHNGYLLAALALGAIGGYAQAGVSLDRTRVIITEKEASSSANLTNTSPDIPFLAQSWVEDENGNKITSPLLVLPPLQRINGGQKGIARVTKTAGIEKLPKDRESLFYLNVREIPPKPDKPNTLQLAMQSRIKLFYRPAAVIPKTKSEIWQDQVVFHKNGSQMTAENPTPYYITILGLSKGAGQKITRFPGIMIAPKSSKQFAVTDSGVNQFSMMYVNDYGGHPELKFRCDGNTCKALPPAQQG from the coding sequence ATGAGCAAGAAAAGACATAACGGATATCTGCTGGCGGCGCTGGCGCTGGGTGCGATTGGCGGCTATGCGCAGGCGGGCGTTTCCCTGGATCGGACCCGCGTCATTATTACGGAGAAAGAGGCGTCGTCGAGCGCCAATCTGACCAATACCAGCCCGGATATTCCGTTCCTCGCCCAGTCGTGGGTGGAAGACGAGAACGGCAACAAGATCACCTCGCCGCTGCTTGTGCTGCCGCCGCTCCAGCGGATCAACGGCGGGCAGAAAGGGATCGCGCGCGTCACCAAAACGGCCGGTATCGAAAAGCTGCCGAAGGACAGGGAGAGCCTGTTCTATCTCAACGTCAGGGAGATCCCGCCAAAGCCGGATAAACCGAACACCTTACAGTTGGCGATGCAGTCGCGCATCAAGCTGTTTTACCGCCCGGCGGCGGTGATCCCGAAAACAAAAAGCGAAATCTGGCAGGACCAGGTGGTGTTTCACAAGAACGGCAGCCAGATGACGGCGGAGAACCCGACGCCTTACTACATCACTATCCTCGGCCTGTCGAAAGGCGCCGGACAGAAGATCACCCGCTTTCCGGGGATCATGATCGCGCCAAAATCGAGCAAGCAGTTTGCGGTGACGGACTCCGGCGTGAATCAGTTTTCGATGATGTATGTGAACGACTACGGCGGTCATCCGGAGCTGAAATTTCGCTGCGATGGCAACACCTGTAAAGCGTTGCCGCCCGCTCAGCAGGGCTAA
- a CDS encoding DUF4762 family protein, translated as MKKLTAIEAANVVGGTCKTCETTYQNVTIGGVTSCKAVTTCTDKHGTTMSLRDADTSKCGGVPNR; from the coding sequence ATGAAAAAATTGACTGCTATTGAAGCTGCGAACGTTGTCGGCGGAACCTGTAAGACCTGTGAAACCACGTATCAGAACGTGACCATCGGCGGCGTGACCTCCTGTAAGGCGGTGACGACCTGCACCGACAAACACGGCACCACAATGTCCCTGAGAGATGCGGATACCAGCAAATGTGGCGGTGTTCCGAACCGTTGA
- a CDS encoding fimbrial protein yields MHRIMIFLASLLTPLCTAPAWAQGQLIGGDLSFKGVVVAYPCSIAPDSERIPVDFGKISTKSLSINGKTTPVPFTIKLQDCNPSVFHSVTVTFSGTENPNLADRLAISATAPGNAGGVGVGLLEADDTPVRLNVPTTPTTVSDTVLRLNFQAFVEAEPDALANGTLTTGPFTATANYTLNYQ; encoded by the coding sequence ATGCATCGCATTATGATTTTCCTCGCCAGTCTCCTGACGCCCCTTTGTACCGCGCCTGCGTGGGCGCAGGGGCAGCTGATTGGCGGCGATCTGAGCTTTAAAGGGGTGGTCGTTGCTTACCCGTGCAGCATTGCGCCTGACTCCGAACGGATACCGGTCGACTTTGGCAAAATATCGACCAAATCGTTGTCGATTAACGGGAAAACCACCCCCGTTCCGTTCACCATCAAATTACAGGACTGTAATCCGAGCGTGTTCCATAGCGTGACGGTGACCTTTAGCGGCACAGAGAATCCCAATCTGGCGGATCGGCTGGCTATCAGCGCCACCGCGCCGGGGAATGCGGGCGGCGTGGGGGTGGGGCTGCTGGAGGCCGACGACACGCCGGTGCGGCTGAACGTGCCGACTACCCCCACGACCGTCAGCGACACCGTGTTGCGGCTGAATTTCCAGGCGTTTGTTGAAGCGGAGCCGGACGCCTTAGCGAACGGAACGCTGACGACCGGGCCGTTCACCGCAACGGCGAATTACACCCTGAACTATCAGTAA
- a CDS encoding thiol:disulfide interchange protein DsbA/DsbL, whose translation MATHFKRITIISYSLFLIVISSLMTVLCYHIFVFKTFAADDGQTQAFREVSAEYVANSPIKEQRSIVEVMSYGCHYCAANEDNLAEFARSLPPGSTFTSIHIAGNDSGLAAWAPIFATLEEMGIEKTVRDSAYNAVITRNVNLADEKTLADWLAKNNIDTAKFNALRQSDAVKKRLSEMAAITTHYNINATPIFIINKRYVVAQDRDFPQFAERMLQLLKEER comes from the coding sequence ATGGCGACTCACTTTAAACGCATTACGATTATTAGCTATTCGCTGTTTCTGATCGTTATCTCTTCGCTGATGACGGTGCTTTGTTACCATATTTTTGTGTTTAAAACCTTTGCCGCGGATGACGGGCAGACGCAGGCATTCCGTGAAGTCAGCGCAGAGTATGTCGCGAACAGCCCAATCAAAGAACAACGCAGTATCGTTGAGGTGATGTCTTACGGTTGCCATTATTGCGCAGCCAATGAGGATAATCTGGCCGAATTTGCCCGTTCATTGCCACCGGGCAGTACATTTACCTCCATTCATATTGCCGGAAACGATAGCGGGCTTGCTGCCTGGGCGCCGATATTCGCCACTCTGGAAGAGATGGGGATTGAAAAAACGGTACGCGACAGCGCCTATAACGCGGTTATTACCCGTAATGTCAACCTGGCCGATGAAAAAACGCTGGCCGACTGGCTGGCGAAAAATAATATCGACACGGCGAAATTTAACGCGCTTCGCCAGAGTGACGCGGTGAAAAAACGGCTCAGCGAGATGGCGGCCATTACCACCCACTATAATATTAACGCCACCCCGATATTTATTATTAATAAGCGCTATGTCGTCGCCCAGGACCGCGACTTTCCGCAATTTGCCGAGCGTATGCTGCAACTGCTGAAAGAGGAACGGTAA